CCACCGGTTCACGTCAACCAGGCCTTGACTGCCTTAGAGGCGCATTTTGCACAGCTTGATTTAAGCCAGGATATCCGCAAATGGCTTCCTTTGATTAAAACCTATGTTGAGAATAGCGGCTTATTTTTTGAGAAAAACATCGCTGAATTGATCCATACAGTTAGCCAGCGCCCGGATGCTCAAAATATCAAAGAACTTGTTCATGACCCGCGGATCCAACACATCATCGGACGGGACCTAAAGCCCATCCTTCTCATGCTCAAAGCCTACCTGGAGACGCCGGAGGCCAATGCTAAGTTTCCCGACGACAAAAGTCTGGCGAACTTTAAAGGGACTCTCGACATTTTGTTGACCGATATCCAGGACCAGCAGTCCCGCGCCGTTCGCAAACATGATTTGGCCGAGCCCTACCAAGTTTTTAGCTTCACGCTGCCTTTAAAGGAAAATCGGGAAAAAGCGCGCTTAAAATTATATTGCCCCAAAAAGAACCAGGACGGCGCTCAGAACGGATTCAAAATCTCGCTCCTGCTGGAGATGGACCGTATCGGCGAAATTCGGACAGATTTTTTCATGCTTGATAAGGATTTAACCATTACGTTTTTTGTCAAAGATGATGATACACGAACGCAGTTGGAAAACTACTATTCAGAAATCCGTGATCCTTTAAAGCCTCTTTTTGACTACCTGGTTTTGAAAACCGTGGTATCTCAGAAAAAAATCAATGAATTTCATCATATTGATTTGGAACTCATCAGTGATCGGCAGATTGACTTAAGGATTTGACAATGGAAAAAAAATCAAAGGCAGCTGCGCTCACCTACGATAAAGATAAGGATGCTGCTCCCAGAGTGGTCGCCAAGGGTAGAGGGCTGGTGGCTGAAAAAATCGTTGAAACTGCCAAAGCCCATCAGGTGCCGCTCGTAAAAGATGAAAATCTGGTTCAAGTGTTGGAGGCTCTCGATCTGGAAACACAAATTCCACCGCAACTGTATCAGGCCGTAGCGGAGGTGCTCGCTTTTGTCTATCGACTCAATGCAAAAATGTAATCATCAAAAGAGCAGGTTTCAGGTGTTCCGCCGCAGGCGGATTCAGGTGTCAGTATTACGAAATAGAAGACGTAGATATGAATTAGGT
This genomic stretch from Desulfobacterales bacterium harbors:
- a CDS encoding EscU/YscU/HrcU family type III secretion system export apparatus switch protein, which translates into the protein MEKKSKAAALTYDKDKDAAPRVVAKGRGLVAEKIVETAKAHQVPLVKDENLVQVLEALDLETQIPPQLYQAVAEVLAFVYRLNAKM